In Duganella zoogloeoides, a single genomic region encodes these proteins:
- a CDS encoding ABC transporter ATP-binding protein, with the protein MNELTVNDLHLDYGTGATANPILKGVSMHLQKGEVVALLGPSGSGKTTLLRAVAGLESPKQGTIAIGDRAVYDGARNFELAAEHRNLGLVFQSYALWPHKTVFDNVAYGLKLRKMGAAEIKDKVADVLKNLGLGHLAERYPHQLSGGQQQRVAIARALVYNPPVILLDEPLSNLDAKLREEARAFLRELIVRLGLSALMVTHDQAEAMAISDRILLLNNGKIEQQGTPQSMYETPETLFTAEFMGSNNKLPAKVVGRDGSRVQLDVNGARLTGTARGAGQAGAEPTTIIRVEEVKISATAVDNAIDMPLLTCMYLGDRFECLFKSPDSSAAGLRAYSKYKLEPGRYWLQMPADKLWVF; encoded by the coding sequence ATGAATGAACTCACTGTCAACGACCTGCACCTCGACTACGGCACCGGCGCCACCGCCAATCCGATCCTGAAGGGCGTATCGATGCACCTGCAAAAAGGCGAAGTGGTGGCGCTGCTCGGCCCTTCGGGCAGCGGCAAGACCACCTTGCTGCGCGCGGTGGCGGGGCTGGAAAGCCCCAAGCAGGGCACCATCGCCATCGGCGACCGCGCGGTGTACGACGGCGCCAGGAACTTCGAGCTGGCGGCCGAGCACCGCAACCTGGGGCTGGTGTTCCAGTCGTATGCGCTGTGGCCGCACAAGACCGTGTTCGACAACGTCGCCTACGGCCTCAAGCTGCGCAAGATGGGCGCGGCCGAGATCAAGGACAAGGTGGCCGATGTGCTGAAGAACCTGGGCCTGGGCCACCTGGCCGAACGCTATCCGCACCAACTGTCGGGCGGCCAGCAGCAGCGCGTGGCAATCGCCCGCGCGCTGGTGTACAACCCGCCGGTGATCCTGCTCGACGAGCCGCTGTCCAACCTCGACGCCAAGCTGCGCGAAGAGGCGCGCGCCTTCCTGCGCGAACTGATCGTGCGCCTGGGCCTCTCGGCGCTGATGGTCACCCACGACCAGGCCGAAGCGATGGCGATCTCGGACCGCATCCTGCTGCTCAATAACGGCAAGATCGAGCAGCAAGGCACGCCGCAAAGCATGTACGAAACGCCGGAAACGCTGTTTACGGCCGAGTTCATGGGCAGTAACAACAAGCTGCCGGCCAAGGTAGTGGGGCGCGACGGCAGCCGCGTGCAGCTCGATGTGAACGGCGCCCGCTTGACGGGCACCGCGCGCGGCGCCGGCCAGGCTGGCGCGGAGCCCACCACCATCATCCGCGTGGAAGAGGTGAAGATCAGCGCCACGGCGGTGGACAACGCCATCGACATGCCGCTGCTGACCTGCATGTACCTGGGCGACCGCTTCGAGTGCCTGTTCAAGTCACCCGACAGCAGCGCGGCGGGGCTGCGCGCCTACTCGAAATACAAGCTCGAGCCGGGGCGTTACTGGTTGCAAATGCCGGCCGACAAGCTGTGGGTATTCTGA
- a CDS encoding beta-ketoacyl synthase chain length factor codes for MRNDGVTFSIARHAYWAPGLTTLTAWTQWAQAPVAAPIILGEEPGVKAMPPMLRRRAGFFGKMALEVAYECLDGRTDVPVVFCSRHGEVARAVELLSDLARGEPLSPTAFSMSVHNAHVGLLTIARKDRANHIALAAGGATIEHAVIEACGLLADGAASVLLVACDAPLPELFLPFRDGVEQAHAWAWLLTAPVVEPAAGDPAAGASVTLRWSASADAASVDLPGGLAVARFLLGGAAAMERCDGRLRWHWARGNGGAGVNAAGA; via the coding sequence ATGCGCAACGACGGCGTCACCTTTTCCATTGCCCGCCACGCTTACTGGGCGCCGGGACTGACCACGCTGACCGCGTGGACGCAATGGGCACAGGCGCCGGTGGCCGCGCCGATCATCCTCGGCGAAGAGCCGGGAGTAAAAGCGATGCCGCCCATGTTGCGCCGCCGCGCCGGCTTCTTCGGCAAGATGGCGTTGGAAGTGGCGTACGAATGCCTGGATGGCCGCACCGATGTTCCCGTCGTGTTTTGCTCGCGCCATGGCGAGGTGGCCCGCGCGGTGGAATTGCTGTCCGACCTGGCGCGCGGCGAGCCGCTGTCGCCCACCGCGTTCAGCATGTCGGTCCATAACGCCCATGTCGGCCTGCTGACGATCGCCCGCAAGGACCGCGCCAACCATATCGCGCTGGCGGCCGGCGGCGCCACCATCGAACACGCGGTGATCGAAGCGTGCGGCCTGCTGGCCGACGGCGCCGCCTCGGTGTTGCTGGTCGCGTGCGACGCGCCGCTGCCCGAATTGTTCCTGCCGTTTCGCGACGGTGTCGAGCAGGCGCACGCGTGGGCGTGGTTGCTGACCGCGCCGGTGGTGGAGCCTGCGGCAGGCGATCCTGCGGCCGGCGCTTCGGTCACGCTGCGCTGGTCCGCCAGTGCCGATGCAGCGAGCGTCGATTTGCCGGGCGGGCTGGCGGTGGCGCGCTTTCTGCTGGGCGGCGCGGCGGCCATGGAGCGCTGCGACGGTCGCCTGCGCTGGCACTGGGCGCGCGGTAATGGCGGCGCCGGTGTCAACGCCGCCGGAGCCTGA
- a CDS encoding ABC transporter permease, producing MQTLTLPGSGRRGPGINWLRGLVVVLAATAIFLPLFLIFYQSFLTAPFFMPAKQFGLDAYRFIFDDPDFSSAAKNALYLALGLTAIAVPLGGMLAFLMIRTDLPGKGFIAPALLVPIFVSPMVMGFGYVVAMGPVGFYSVWAKDLLGFIPWNIYSFTSIVIIAGLTHVPHVYLYASSALKSLGSDVEEAARVAGASPLQVMFGVSLPMITPALAYAGVLVMFLGFEVFGLVLVLGDPEGHMVLATYLYKLTNKLGIPSYHLMAAVAVCLVMVTFPLVMVQRYLLKSANKFVSIKGKGARSKVMPLGQWKWLAFALIFGWLMFTIIMPLSGIVLRSFVEYWGEGVRLVDVLTLQHFREILDQPSLVRGIVNTILIGVVGGALAVICYCAIALAMHRKPDMISRFLDYSVLVPRAVPGLLAGLSFLWVFLFVPNWLDGILQGMDNGVAVWLSENAIPVLRSLRSTIFALWLAYSVVWLAYGMRLISTALLQVGPELEEAARAVGASRGQVSRDVTLPLIKYGLLGAWLMVFLIFEREYSTGVYLLSPGTEVIGAMLVSLWASGSTDLVAALSFINISLVAIGLGVALRFGVKLHN from the coding sequence ATGCAAACTCTCACTCTCCCCGGCAGCGGCCGGCGCGGCCCGGGCATCAACTGGCTGCGCGGCCTGGTGGTGGTGCTGGCTGCCACCGCCATCTTCCTGCCACTGTTCCTGATCTTTTATCAGAGCTTTCTGACCGCGCCGTTCTTCATGCCGGCCAAGCAGTTCGGGCTCGACGCCTACCGCTTCATTTTCGACGATCCCGATTTTTCGTCCGCCGCCAAAAATGCACTGTACCTGGCGCTGGGCCTGACGGCGATTGCCGTGCCGCTGGGCGGCATGCTGGCCTTCCTCATGATCCGCACCGACCTGCCAGGCAAGGGCTTTATCGCGCCGGCGCTGCTGGTGCCGATTTTCGTGTCGCCGATGGTGATGGGCTTCGGCTACGTGGTGGCGATGGGGCCGGTGGGCTTCTATTCGGTGTGGGCCAAGGATTTATTGGGCTTCATCCCGTGGAATATCTATTCGTTTACCAGCATCGTCATCATCGCCGGCCTGACCCACGTGCCGCACGTGTACCTGTACGCCTCGTCCGCGCTCAAGAGCCTGGGCTCGGACGTCGAGGAAGCGGCCCGCGTGGCCGGCGCCTCGCCGTTGCAGGTGATGTTCGGCGTGTCGCTGCCGATGATTACCCCGGCGCTGGCCTATGCCGGCGTGCTGGTGATGTTCCTCGGCTTCGAAGTATTCGGCCTGGTGCTGGTGCTGGGTGACCCGGAAGGCCACATGGTGCTGGCCACCTACCTGTACAAGCTGACCAACAAGCTGGGCATCCCGTCGTACCACTTGATGGCGGCAGTGGCCGTGTGCCTGGTGATGGTGACGTTCCCGCTGGTGATGGTGCAGCGCTACCTGCTCAAGTCGGCCAACAAGTTCGTCTCGATCAAGGGCAAGGGCGCGCGCTCGAAGGTCATGCCGCTGGGCCAGTGGAAATGGCTGGCGTTTGCGCTGATCTTCGGCTGGCTGATGTTTACCATCATCATGCCGCTGTCGGGCATCGTGCTGCGCTCGTTCGTCGAGTACTGGGGCGAGGGCGTGCGCCTGGTCGACGTATTGACCTTGCAGCACTTCCGCGAAATCCTCGACCAGCCGTCGCTGGTGCGCGGCATCGTCAACACCATCCTGATCGGCGTGGTGGGCGGCGCGCTGGCCGTGATCTGCTACTGCGCCATTGCGCTGGCCATGCACCGCAAGCCGGACATGATCAGCCGCTTCCTCGACTACAGCGTGCTGGTGCCGCGCGCCGTGCCTGGCCTGCTGGCCGGCCTGTCGTTCCTGTGGGTGTTCCTGTTCGTGCCGAACTGGCTCGATGGCATCCTGCAGGGCATGGACAACGGCGTGGCCGTGTGGCTCAGCGAGAACGCGATTCCCGTGCTGCGCTCCCTGCGCTCGACCATTTTCGCCTTGTGGCTGGCGTATTCGGTGGTGTGGCTGGCCTACGGCATGCGCCTGATTTCCACCGCGCTGCTGCAAGTGGGCCCGGAGCTGGAAGAGGCGGCGCGCGCGGTGGGTGCCAGCCGTGGCCAGGTCTCGCGCGACGTCACCCTGCCGCTGATCAAGTACGGCCTGCTGGGCGCGTGGCTGATGGTGTTCCTGATCTTCGAGCGCGAATATTCGACCGGCGTGTACCTGCTGTCGCCGGGCACGGAAGTGATCGGCGCGATGCTGGTGTCGTTGTGGGCGTCCGGCTCCACCGACCTGGTGGCGGCGCTATCGTTCATCAATATTTCGCTGGTGGCCATCGGCCTCGGTGTGGCGCTGCGCTTCGGCGTCAAGTTACATAACTGA